One segment of Carya illinoinensis cultivar Pawnee chromosome 13, C.illinoinensisPawnee_v1, whole genome shotgun sequence DNA contains the following:
- the LOC122292909 gene encoding tyrosine-sulfated glycopeptide receptor 1-like — protein sequence MQFSLPHDLLLTLFLFSSIFSASQACNQKDRNYLLSLPFNTSSPSLNWSASTDCCNWEGISCDHRSRVTHIWLPSKGLRGSVPPYIGNLTSLSHNALSGFLPVRFFSSFNQLRVLDLSNNHLAGDISLSFSSNDSSNGWPSSIRLVDISNNDFNGIIQYRFLQRAQNLNKLNVSHNSFTGSIPNYLCMHSPFVRLLDFSFNYHSGQIPDGLGGCSKLEIFRAGFNSLSGLIPHYLYSATRLEEISLPSNNLLGPISNDIVNLTKLTSLELYDNELSGKLPEDIGKLNRLKHLLLDSNHLTGSLPPSFMNCTKLMTLNLGLNFFEGDISTLNFSRLHQLATLDLWKNKFTGSFPVSLSSCKSLRAIRIAKNQLEGQIPLEVVQLKFLSFLSLSYNRLTNVTGAINILMRCKSLSVLLLTKNFLHEALLAEDSIVDPDGFRNLQYLGLAHCQLTGQLPIWLSKLKKLEILGLSFNRITGSIPGWLSTLPRLSRINLSHNLILGEFPKELCALPALVSKQALMDNSSLIFSIFATRNGSLLEFNSLSNMGPKISLENNSLSGSIPLEIGHLKQLIGLNLSHNHFSGNIPDQISELTNLERLDLSANQLSGKIPKSFISLHFLHEFSVANNNLCGAIPSGTQLQSFDVSAYEGNPGLCGAPLPNECGHILHSNKDIQDEEDGPAIRWSHISTILGLITGFWGVIGPLILSHNWRVVYFEFLEKVKNRLCVMLRNVLG from the coding sequence ATGCAATTCTCTCTGCCTCATGATCTCCTCCTCACCTTATTTCTCTTTTCTAGCATTTTCTCTGCAAGTCAAGCATGCAACCAAAAAGACCGCAACTATCTCTTGTCCCTACCCTTTAATACTTCTTCCCCTTCGTTAAATTGGTCTGCCAGTACTGATTGTTGCAATTGGGAAGGTATTTCTTGTGATCATAGAAGTCGGGTCACTCATATTTGGTTACCCTCTAAAGGCCTCAGAGGGAGTGTACCTCCCTATATTGGAAACCTCACAAGTCTCTCCCACAATGCACTTTCAGGTTTTCTCCCGGTGAGATTCTTTTCCTCCTTCAATCAACTCAGGGTCCTTGATTTGAGCAACAACCATCTAGCTGGAGATATATCATTATCATTTTCCTCTAATGACTCATCTAACGGTTGGCCTTCCTCAATTCGATTAGTTGACATCTCCAACAACGACTTCAATGGGATCATCCAATATCGGTTCCTCCAACGTGCACAGAATTTGAACAAGCTCAATGTAAGCCACAATAGTTTCACAGGCTCTATTCCTAACTACCTCTGTATGCATTCTCCCTTTGTCAGGCTCCttgatttctcttttaattatcATAGTGGCCAAATTCCTGACGGACTAGGGGGATGTAGCAAACTAGAGATTTTCCGGGCAGGTTTCAACTCGCTCTCAGGACTAATTCCACATTATCTATACAGTGCGACAAGGTTAGAAGAAATCTCGTTACCTTCCAATAATCTTTTAGGACCCATTAGCAATGACATTGTGAACCTTACCAAACTCACCAGTCTTGAGTTATATGACAATGAATTGAGCGGCAAGCTCCCTGAGGATATTGGAAAGCTTAACAGGTTAAAGCATCTACTCCTTGATAGCAACCACCTGACAGGTTCCCTGCCTCCATCTTTCATGAATTGCACAAAGCTAATGACTCTGAACTTAGGGCTCAATTTCTTTGAAGGAGATATTTCCACCCTTAATTTCTCCCGTCTTCATCAACTTGCTACACTTGACttgtggaaaaataaattcactgGTAGCTTTCCAGTAAGCCTTTCCTCATGCAAGTCTCTGAGAGCAATTCGAATCGCCAAAAATCAACTAGAGGGACAAATCCCACTTGAGGTGGTTCAATTAAAATTCTTGTCTTTCCTTTCACTTAGCTACAATAGGCTAACCAATGTCACAGGAGCAATCAACATTCTGATGCGTTGCAAGAGTCTTAGTGTACTCCtccttacaaaaaattttttgCACGAGGCCCTGCTAGCAGAGGACAGCATAGTTGATCCTGACGGATTTCGGAATCTCCAATACTTGGGTCTCGCTCATTGTCAACTCACAGGTCAATTGCCAATCTGGTTATCAAAGCTTAAGAAGCTAGAGATCTTGGGTCTAAGTTTCAATCGTATCACAGGTTCAATTCCTGGATGGTTGTCGACTCTACCAAGGCTCTCTCGTATAAACTTGTCTCATAACTTGATTTTGGGTGAATTCCCTAAAGAGCTTTGTGCATTGCCAGCATTGGTATCAAAACAAGCTCTAATGGACAATAGTTCTTTGATTTTTTCAATCTTTGCAACACGAAATGGTTCCCTTTTGGAGTTCAATTCCCTATCCAACATGGGACCAAAAATATCCCTTGAAAACAACAGCCTTAGTGGTAGCATCCCCCTTGAGATTGGTCATTTGAAGCAACTTATTGGTCTGAATCTTAGCCATAACCACTTCTCAGGCAACATTCCAGACCAAATATCTGAGCTTACAAACTTGGAAAGATTGGACCTCTCTGCAAATCAGCTGTCTGGCAAAATACCAAAATCATTCATTAGTCTGCATTTCTTGCATGAGTTCAGCGTTGCAAACAATAATCTCTGCGGAGCAATACCGTCAGGAACTCAGCTTCAGAGCTTTGATGTCTCTGCATATGAGGGTAATCCTGGACTTTGTGGCGCCCCCCTTCCAAACGAGTGTGGCCATATTCTTCATAGCAACAAAGACATTCAAGATGAGGAAGATGGACCTGCAATTAGATGGAGTCATATTAGTACTATTCTTGGCCTCATTACAGGATTTTGGGGAGTCATTGGTCCTTTGATTTTAAGCCATAATTGGAGAGTTGTGTATTTTGAGTTTctggaaaaagtgaaaaatagacTTTGTGTAATGCTTAGGAATGTGCTTGGCTAG
- the LOC122291178 gene encoding receptor-like protein 2 has translation MTSMGSSNIGSSNVHRSWTSSIATSLEEISLPSNNLTSPISNDIVNLTKLTCLELYDIELSGRLPVDIGKLNRLKHLLLDTNHLTGSLPPSLMNCTNLMTLNLGLNFFEGDISTFNFSHLHQLPTLDLWNNKFTGSFPVSLPSCKSMRAIRIARNRLEGQIPPEMVQLKFLSFLSLSYNRLTNVTGAINILMRCKSLSILLLTQNFLHEALPTEDSIVDFYGFQNLQLLGLDLCQLTGQLPIWLSKLKKLEILNLNANRITGPIPGWLSTLPRLISLELSCNLISGEFPKELCALLALYNSIHNWKPNIVLRNNSLSGHIPLEIARLKQLHTLDLSNNNFSSNIPSQISELTNLEALDLFAN, from the exons ATGACGTCAATGGGATCATCCAATATTGGTTCCTCCAACGTGCACAGAAGTTGGACAAGCTCAAT TGCGACAAGCTTAGAAGAAATCTCGTTACCTTCTAATAATCTTACAAGTCCCATTAGCAATGACATTGTGAACCTTACCAAACTCACCTGCCTTGAGTTATATGACATTGAATTGAGCGGCAGGCTCCCTGTAGATATTGGAAAGCTCAACAGATTAAAGCATCTACTCCTTGATACCAACCACCTGACAGGTTCACTGCCTCCATCTTTGATGAATTGCACAAACCTAATGACATTGAACTTAGGGCTCAATTTCTTTGAAGGAGATATTTCCACCTTTAATTTCTCCCATCTTCATCAACTTCCTACACTTGATCTGTGGAACAATAAATTTACCGGTAGCTTTCCAGTAAGCCTTCCCTCATGCAAGTCTATGAGAGCAATTCGAATTGCCCGAAATCGACTAGAGGGACAAATCCCACCTGAGATGGTTCAATTAAAATTCTTGTCTTTCCTTTCACTTAGCTACAACAGGCTAACCAATGTCACAGGGGCAATCAACATTCTGATGCGTTGCAAGAGTCTTAGCATACTCCTCCTTACACAGAATTTTTTGCACGAGGCCCTGCCAACAGAGGACAGCATAGTTGATTTTTACGGATTTCAGAATCTCCAATTATTGGGTCTCGATCTTTGTCAACTCACAGGTCAATTGCCAATCTGGTTATCAAAGCTTAAGAAGCTAGAAATCCTAAATCTAAATGCCAATCGTATCACAGGTCCAATTCCTGGTTGGTTGTCAACCCTTCCAAGACTTATCTCTTTAGAATTGTCTTGTAACCTCATTTCAGGTGAATTTCCAAAGGAACTTTGTGCATTGCTAGCACTA TACAACTCCATCCACAACTGGAAGCCAAATATAGTCCTTAGAAACAATAGTCTCAGCGGCCACATTCCTTTAGAGATAGCACGTTTGAAGCAACTTCATACATTGGACCTTAGCAACAACAACTTCTCAAGCAACATTCCAAGCCAAATATCCGAGCTCACAAACTTGGAAGCTCTGGACCTCTTTGCAAATTAG